One part of the Dyadobacter sp. 676 genome encodes these proteins:
- a CDS encoding helix-turn-helix domain-containing protein yields MSIVSNNIKYLRRLNGLTQEQFARKIAIKRSLLGAYEEARANPNLTNLKNMAAAFGVSVDNLLKNDLRKLRETPEMSLPLTTSRPMTVSHSGTMPQPAPTRTPGYTEPQPLSKIIEAYQQPEQPLRQVSRQINLKPVNGETHQPANITANQQSVYPEPPAFQQPAFQQPPAVPQQPLPQSPGIPTFNNQYQTPQFNAAVEQPVQHFPTIQWVARNKQAEYIANFQNPHYLNSLPLFQLPILPSGYYRAFESGEDFMYPGSVLVGAFIRNWYDIKDGMQYVFLLRNHGLIYRSVFNQVKTAGILLLTSDNPSFEELEVPLQDVLEVWEVKAFVSVQMPAPQPSLERVAQLVDELQMELSQYRQ; encoded by the coding sequence ATGAGCATCGTCAGCAACAACATCAAGTATCTCAGAAGGCTCAACGGCCTGACGCAGGAACAATTCGCCCGTAAGATCGCGATCAAGAGATCGTTACTGGGCGCTTACGAAGAGGCAAGGGCCAATCCCAACCTTACTAATCTCAAAAACATGGCCGCCGCATTCGGCGTTAGCGTTGACAATTTGCTAAAAAACGACTTGCGGAAACTCAGGGAAACGCCCGAAATGTCGCTACCGCTGACAACCTCCCGCCCAATGACCGTTTCGCACTCGGGTACGATGCCCCAGCCCGCACCTACGCGCACGCCCGGGTATACGGAACCACAGCCGTTGTCCAAGATCATCGAAGCCTATCAGCAGCCCGAGCAGCCTCTACGCCAGGTCTCGCGGCAGATCAATCTGAAACCGGTTAACGGAGAAACACATCAGCCGGCGAATATCACTGCCAATCAGCAATCGGTATATCCGGAGCCTCCGGCGTTTCAGCAACCGGCATTTCAGCAGCCGCCGGCTGTGCCTCAGCAGCCCCTGCCGCAGTCGCCGGGCATCCCTACATTTAATAATCAATACCAGACCCCGCAATTCAATGCGGCGGTAGAGCAGCCTGTGCAGCATTTTCCTACTATCCAATGGGTCGCGCGCAATAAACAGGCAGAATACATCGCCAACTTTCAGAACCCGCATTACCTTAATAGCCTGCCGCTGTTCCAGTTACCTATCTTGCCGTCAGGCTACTACCGGGCGTTCGAGAGCGGCGAGGATTTCATGTACCCCGGTTCTGTTCTCGTGGGCGCATTCATCCGCAACTGGTACGATATCAAGGATGGCATGCAATACGTTTTTCTGCTGAGAAACCACGGATTGATTTACAGAAGTGTATTCAACCAGGTCAAAACGGCGGGTATTTTACTGCTTACTTCTGACAATCCTTCCTTTGAAGAACTGGAAGTGCCTTTGCAGGACGTGCTGGAAGTGTGGGAAGTGAAGGCGTTTGTGAGCGTTCAGATGCCCGCGCCACAACCCTCGCTTGAAAGAGTGGCCCAGCTCGTCGACGAATTGCAAATGGAACTGAGCCAGTACCGTCAGTAG
- a CDS encoding tetrahydrofolate dehydrogenase/cyclohydrolase catalytic domain-containing protein, producing the protein MQLLDGKAISSQIKSEIKAEVEQWIAGGGKKPHLAAILVGQDGASETYVASKIRSCEEIGFTSTLLRFDADITEARLLEAVESLNNDPDVDGFIVQLPLPKHISENTVMEAINPAKDVDGFHPINVGRMCKGLPAYISATPFGILEMLIRAGIETSGKHCVVIGRSQIVGLPMSILMQRNTYPGNCTVTITHSKTQNLKDICQSADILIVALGRPEFVKADYVKEGAVVVDVGITRVADATKKSGFSIRGDVDFNDVAPKASFITPVPGGVGLMTICGLLTNTFKAARKEIYK; encoded by the coding sequence ATGCAACTACTCGACGGGAAGGCTATTTCCTCCCAAATAAAATCCGAAATCAAGGCCGAGGTGGAACAATGGATCGCCGGTGGCGGTAAAAAGCCGCATCTGGCGGCCATACTCGTGGGCCAGGACGGTGCCAGCGAAACTTACGTGGCATCCAAGATCCGCAGCTGCGAAGAAATCGGCTTTACTTCCACCCTGCTGCGCTTCGATGCCGACATTACCGAGGCCAGGCTGCTCGAAGCGGTGGAGTCGCTGAACAACGATCCCGACGTGGACGGTTTTATTGTGCAACTCCCGTTGCCGAAACACATTTCTGAAAACACCGTAATGGAAGCCATAAACCCGGCCAAGGACGTGGACGGCTTCCATCCGATCAATGTCGGCAGAATGTGCAAGGGGCTGCCCGCTTACATTTCCGCAACGCCGTTCGGCATACTCGAAATGCTCATCCGTGCCGGTATCGAAACCAGCGGCAAGCATTGCGTGGTCATCGGCCGCAGTCAGATCGTGGGCTTGCCGATGAGCATTCTGATGCAGCGCAACACCTATCCGGGCAACTGCACCGTGACAATAACCCATAGCAAAACGCAAAACCTGAAAGATATCTGCCAGTCGGCCGACATCCTGATCGTGGCATTGGGCCGCCCCGAATTTGTAAAGGCGGACTATGTGAAGGAAGGTGCGGTGGTTGTAGACGTAGGCATTACCCGGGTGGCCGATGCTACCAAAAAGAGCGGCTTCTCGATCAGAGGCGATGTCGATTTCAACGACGTCGCGCCAAAGGCCAGCTTTATCACGCCGGTTCCCGGGGGCGTAGGTTTGATGACCATTTGCGGTCTTCTTACCAACACTTTCAAGGCAGCGAGAAAAGAGATTTATAAGTAG
- a CDS encoding NAD-dependent deacylase, translating to MKKLVVLSGAGISAESGISTFRDNNGLWDNYRIEDVATPEAWVRNQELVLDFYNQRRKQAAGVKPNAAHYALAELEKHFDVTIVTQNVDNLHEIAGSSKVIHLHGELFKARSTKDPKLVYDMKSWELKTGDLCELGSQLRPHIVWFGEEVPMMEVAVDVTEEADMFLVIGTSLAVYPAAGLVHYVRPGKRIYIVDPAKPDITLKSNMVFIQEKATTGMQTLIKKYLLPEQ from the coding sequence ATGAAAAAACTAGTTGTACTTTCCGGAGCGGGGATCAGTGCTGAGAGCGGGATCAGTACTTTTCGTGATAATAACGGGCTTTGGGATAATTACCGCATCGAAGATGTTGCCACGCCCGAAGCCTGGGTCCGGAACCAGGAGTTGGTGCTGGATTTTTACAACCAGCGGCGCAAACAGGCGGCGGGCGTGAAGCCTAATGCGGCCCATTACGCACTGGCGGAGCTGGAAAAGCACTTCGATGTGACCATCGTGACGCAAAACGTCGATAACCTGCACGAAATCGCGGGCTCTTCGAAAGTGATCCATTTGCACGGGGAGCTCTTCAAGGCGCGGAGCACGAAAGATCCGAAGCTCGTGTATGACATGAAATCGTGGGAGCTTAAAACGGGCGACCTGTGCGAACTGGGCAGCCAGTTGCGGCCCCACATCGTGTGGTTTGGCGAGGAAGTGCCTATGATGGAGGTGGCCGTCGATGTCACGGAGGAGGCGGATATGTTCCTGGTTATCGGGACTTCACTGGCAGTATACCCGGCCGCGGGGCTTGTGCATTATGTGCGCCCCGGTAAACGGATTTATATCGTAGACCCCGCCAAACCCGACATTACGTTAAAATCCAACATGGTTTTCATTCAGGAAAAGGCCACAACCGGAATGCAAACGCTGATCAAGAAATATTTACTACCTGAACAATAA